One segment of Variovorax paradoxus DNA contains the following:
- a CDS encoding exodeoxyribonuclease III: MKIATFNVNGIGSRLERLLEWLAQSKPDVACLQELKSPDEKLPLDAIRKAGYGVVAHGQRAWNGVAILARGREPIETGRGLPGMEADTQSRYIEAVVDGVLVGCLYLPNGNPQPGPKFDYKLQWFEAFNRHAKKLFASGMPVVLAGDYNVVPTDDDIYNPASWREDALLQPQSRAAFARLLKQGWTDAIRHCHPDRVPYTFWTYWRNRYPRDAGLRIDHFLLNAELAPMLRSAGVDRDVRGRPGASDHAPAWIQVDLP, from the coding sequence ATGAAGATCGCCACATTCAACGTCAACGGCATCGGCAGCCGCCTTGAGCGGCTGCTCGAATGGCTTGCGCAATCGAAGCCCGATGTCGCCTGCCTGCAGGAACTCAAGTCGCCCGACGAGAAGCTGCCGCTCGACGCGATCCGCAAGGCGGGCTACGGCGTGGTGGCCCACGGGCAGCGCGCGTGGAACGGCGTGGCCATCCTCGCGCGCGGGCGCGAGCCGATCGAGACCGGGCGCGGCCTGCCGGGCATGGAGGCCGACACGCAGAGCCGCTACATCGAGGCAGTGGTCGACGGCGTGCTGGTGGGCTGTCTCTACCTGCCCAACGGCAATCCCCAGCCGGGGCCGAAGTTCGACTACAAGCTGCAGTGGTTCGAGGCGTTCAACAGGCATGCGAAGAAGCTCTTCGCGAGCGGCATGCCCGTGGTCCTTGCGGGCGACTACAACGTCGTTCCGACCGACGACGACATCTACAACCCGGCGTCCTGGCGCGAGGACGCGCTGCTGCAGCCGCAGAGCCGTGCGGCATTCGCGCGCTTGCTCAAGCAGGGCTGGACGGACGCGATCCGCCATTGCCATCCGGACCGTGTGCCGTACACCTTCTGGACCTACTGGCGCAACCGCTATCCGCGCGATGCCGGCCTTCGCATCGACCACTTTCTGCTGAATGCCGAACTCGCGCCGATGCTGCGTTCGGCCGGCGTGGACCGCGACGTGAGAGGGCGCCCGGGTGCGAGCGACCACGCGCCCGCCTGGATCCAGGTCGACCTGCCGTAG
- a CDS encoding lactonase family protein has translation MTLSQHRPSHLKLALLGGLMLTLSACGGGGGGNANGLFMAFPTTPTTPTTPNTPAAPAAPADQGTPGAPPAPAASYKVGGTVSGLLGTGLVLQNNAGDDIAISADGSFVFPTKVADAAGYAVTVKTQPRILTRECTVTNGSGTVAAAAVTAVAVVCAPPAARFAYVVNESDSTVSAFSIDQGTGELTSVGAAIASGTTAAPRAMAVHPLGKAAYVLGSSASNMRQFSIDPATGALTPMATPVVTTGLGPESIAVEPTGRFAYVVNKNSQQLMTYSIDPVTAALTFEGAGTYGTGTAPTSVAIDALGRYIYIANSGSDTISVFSIDSSTGLPGGNSFVSTLKPEFIAIDPSGKYLYATSATSNTVTTFAIGLTGALTQIDGRSGAPASALTSMALSPNGQFAYATDLGGAGLQVFQVDGLTGLLGPAVSGTTLDSAPTSVVVAPQGKFAYIANLGSNKVFAYRLDAMTGLPSSGTSQPTGVGPRAVVLSR, from the coding sequence ATGACGCTCTCCCAACACCGTCCCTCTCACCTGAAGCTGGCCCTGCTGGGCGGCCTGATGCTCACGCTCTCCGCCTGTGGCGGCGGCGGTGGCGGCAACGCCAACGGCCTGTTCATGGCCTTTCCGACGACCCCGACGACTCCCACCACGCCGAACACCCCGGCAGCACCTGCTGCACCGGCCGACCAGGGAACGCCTGGCGCCCCGCCGGCGCCTGCGGCCAGCTACAAGGTCGGCGGCACGGTCTCGGGCCTGCTCGGCACGGGCCTGGTGCTGCAGAACAACGCGGGCGACGACATCGCCATTTCGGCCGACGGCAGCTTCGTGTTTCCCACCAAGGTCGCCGATGCCGCGGGCTACGCGGTGACGGTCAAGACGCAGCCGCGCATCCTCACGCGCGAATGCACCGTGACGAACGGCAGCGGCACCGTGGCCGCAGCGGCGGTCACCGCCGTGGCCGTGGTCTGCGCGCCGCCGGCCGCACGCTTCGCCTACGTGGTCAACGAGAGTGACTCCACCGTGTCTGCGTTCTCCATCGACCAGGGCACCGGCGAACTCACGTCCGTCGGCGCAGCCATCGCCAGCGGTACGACAGCCGCACCCCGCGCCATGGCGGTGCACCCGCTCGGCAAGGCTGCGTACGTGCTCGGCTCGTCCGCCAGCAACATGCGGCAGTTCAGCATCGACCCGGCAACGGGCGCGCTGACGCCCATGGCCACGCCGGTGGTCACGACAGGCCTGGGGCCCGAGTCGATCGCGGTCGAGCCCACCGGCCGCTTCGCCTACGTGGTCAACAAGAACTCGCAGCAGCTGATGACCTACAGCATCGATCCCGTCACCGCCGCGCTGACGTTCGAGGGCGCGGGCACCTACGGCACGGGCACCGCACCGACCTCGGTCGCCATCGACGCGCTGGGCCGCTACATCTATATCGCCAACAGCGGCAGCGACACCATTTCGGTCTTCTCGATCGACAGCAGCACCGGCCTTCCGGGCGGCAACAGCTTCGTGAGCACCTTGAAGCCCGAGTTCATCGCCATCGATCCGTCCGGCAAGTACCTCTATGCAACGAGTGCGACGAGCAACACCGTGACGACCTTCGCGATCGGCCTCACCGGCGCCCTCACGCAGATCGACGGAAGGTCCGGCGCGCCCGCCTCGGCACTCACCAGCATGGCGCTGTCCCCGAACGGCCAGTTCGCCTACGCGACCGATCTCGGCGGTGCGGGCCTGCAGGTGTTCCAGGTCGACGGGCTCACCGGCCTGCTGGGCCCTGCCGTCTCGGGCACGACACTCGACAGCGCGCCGACGTCGGTCGTCGTCGCGCCGCAGGGCAAGTTCGCCTACATCGCGAACCTGGGCAGCAACAAGGTGTTCGCCTACCGGCTCGACGCGATGACCGGCCTGCCGAGCAGCGGGACCTCGCAGCCGACGGGCGTGGGCCCGCGTGCCGTGGTTCTCTCTCGATAA
- a CDS encoding dimethyl sulfoxide reductase anchor subunit family protein, with translation MHPAFSILFFTTLAGAAQGLVFALALAALFGLALAPGFVGIALGVAEVLLVAGLAASFLHLGRKMRAWRAVLMWRTSWMSREVIVLPAFIALVALWSVSLRFGAGAPWTWLLPLLVLCGAVLLWYCTAMIYACLRFIEEWAHPLTVVNFTLIGLSSGLVLACALAALWGEAHFVQFFGPWAFVATLAAWGARSGALRRNARLRHKSTLQSATGIRTHKLVQKSMGMSAGSFNTREFFHGATRAMLGNVKLAFLLLAFALPAALAVFGIASAAAWPWLLAVAVQAPGLLAERWFFFAQAKHPQNLYYQVVS, from the coding sequence ATGCATCCCGCGTTCTCCATTCTTTTCTTCACCACGCTGGCCGGCGCTGCGCAGGGGCTGGTGTTCGCGCTGGCGCTGGCCGCCCTGTTCGGCCTGGCGCTGGCGCCGGGCTTCGTCGGCATCGCGCTCGGCGTGGCCGAGGTGCTGCTGGTGGCGGGGCTGGCCGCGTCGTTCCTGCACCTGGGGCGCAAGATGCGCGCCTGGCGTGCGGTGCTGATGTGGCGTACCTCGTGGATGTCGCGCGAGGTGATCGTGCTGCCCGCCTTCATCGCGCTGGTGGCGCTGTGGAGCGTGTCGCTGCGCTTCGGTGCCGGCGCGCCGTGGACATGGCTGCTGCCGCTGCTCGTGCTGTGCGGCGCCGTTCTGCTCTGGTATTGCACCGCGATGATCTACGCCTGCCTGCGCTTCATCGAGGAGTGGGCGCATCCGCTGACGGTGGTCAACTTCACGCTGATCGGGTTGTCGTCGGGACTGGTGCTGGCCTGCGCGCTGGCCGCGCTGTGGGGCGAGGCGCATTTCGTGCAGTTCTTCGGCCCGTGGGCCTTCGTTGCCACGCTGGCCGCCTGGGGTGCACGCAGCGGAGCGCTGAGGCGCAATGCGCGCTTGCGCCACAAGTCGACGCTGCAGTCGGCCACCGGCATCCGCACGCACAAGCTGGTGCAGAAATCGATGGGCATGTCGGCCGGCTCGTTCAATACGCGCGAGTTCTTCCATGGCGCCACACGCGCCATGCTCGGCAACGTGAAACTGGCCTTCCTGCTGCTGGCCTTCGCGCTGCCCGCCGCGTTGGCGGTGTTCGGCATCGCCAGCGCCGCGGCATGGCCGTGGCTGCTGGCGGTCGCGGTGCAGGCGCCGGGCCTGCTGGCCGAGCGCTGGTTCTTCTTCGCGCAGGCGAAGCATCCGCAGAACCTGTACTACCAGGTCGTGTCCTGA
- a CDS encoding 4Fe-4S dicluster domain-containing protein, with the protein MRAEPGETLAKQLALVIDLNVCVGCHACVTSCKQWNTSGSAGPLADERPYAASPTGTFFNRVQTYEAGAFPVTETIHFPKSCLHCEDPPCVPVCPTGASYKRKEDGIVLVDYDKCIGCKYCAWACPYGARELDEERQVMTKCTLCVDRIYDEQLPKEDRKPACVKACPTGARIFGDVKDPDSDVSKAIRERGGYQLMPEWETSPANQYLPRHITPAAGAQE; encoded by the coding sequence GTGCGCGCCGAGCCCGGCGAGACATTGGCCAAGCAACTCGCCCTTGTCATCGACCTCAACGTCTGCGTCGGCTGCCACGCCTGCGTCACCTCGTGCAAGCAATGGAACACCTCCGGCAGCGCCGGCCCGCTCGCCGACGAGCGGCCCTACGCGGCCAGCCCCACCGGCACCTTCTTCAACCGCGTGCAGACCTACGAGGCGGGCGCCTTCCCGGTCACAGAGACCATCCACTTCCCCAAGAGCTGCCTGCACTGCGAGGACCCGCCGTGCGTGCCCGTGTGCCCCACGGGTGCGAGCTACAAGCGCAAGGAGGACGGCATCGTGCTGGTCGACTACGACAAGTGCATCGGCTGCAAGTACTGCGCCTGGGCCTGCCCCTACGGCGCGCGCGAGCTCGACGAGGAACGCCAGGTCATGACCAAGTGCACGCTGTGCGTGGACCGCATCTATGACGAGCAGCTGCCCAAGGAAGACCGCAAGCCCGCCTGCGTGAAGGCCTGCCCGACCGGCGCGCGCATCTTCGGCGACGTGAAGGACCCGGATTCCGACGTGTCGAAAGCGATCCGCGAACGCGGCGGCTACCAGCTCATGCCCGAGTGGGAAACCAGCCCGGCCAACCAGTACCTGCCGCGTCACATCACGCCGGCGGCCGGCGCACAGGAGTAG
- a CDS encoding sigma-70 family RNA polymerase sigma factor gives MLDEHYLSQFPALRGRLVRAAARMLGGPADAEDVVQDSYLRALEAGDRAAPDAAQAWLTTVMRNIAIDRLRRAHRMQLWLQDAAVQAASDASPSAQDDAATAQSAHGALRLLAARLSPADGAAVLLREVFEASFKEMAEASGRTEAACRQQLHRALLRLRQDTDDNDGAPEAVFHVYRQALAECDASVLFAMLRQPPTRAAAVPAAIAKDAAPRAVCQIMQMGGRLGLVLTLGGKVLCVLPLDVRQMEEAVPLN, from the coding sequence GAACACTATCTCTCGCAATTCCCGGCACTGCGAGGCCGGCTGGTTCGCGCGGCGGCGCGCATGCTGGGCGGCCCGGCGGATGCCGAGGACGTGGTGCAGGACAGCTACCTGCGTGCATTGGAGGCCGGGGACCGCGCGGCACCCGACGCTGCGCAGGCCTGGCTCACAACGGTGATGCGGAACATCGCCATCGACCGGCTGCGGCGCGCGCACCGGATGCAGCTCTGGCTGCAGGACGCCGCAGTGCAGGCCGCGTCCGACGCGTCGCCCTCCGCGCAGGACGACGCGGCGACAGCGCAGTCGGCCCACGGCGCACTGCGCCTGCTGGCGGCGCGGCTGTCGCCCGCCGATGGCGCGGCCGTGCTGCTGCGCGAGGTGTTCGAAGCCAGCTTCAAGGAAATGGCCGAGGCCAGCGGCAGGACCGAAGCGGCGTGCCGGCAGCAACTGCATCGCGCGTTGCTGCGGTTGCGGCAGGACACGGACGACAACGACGGCGCACCGGAAGCGGTCTTTCACGTGTACCGGCAGGCGCTGGCCGAGTGCGACGCGAGCGTGCTGTTCGCGATGCTGCGGCAGCCGCCGACGCGGGCTGCTGCAGTGCCGGCCGCGATCGCCAAGGATGCAGCGCCGCGCGCGGTCTGCCAGATCATGCAGATGGGCGGACGCCTCGGGCTGGTGCTGACGCTCGGCGGGAAAGTGCTGTGCGTGCTGCCGCTGGACGTGCGGCAGATGGAAGAAGCTGTGCCGCTGAACTAG